A portion of the Phocoena sinus isolate mPhoSin1 chromosome 9, mPhoSin1.pri, whole genome shotgun sequence genome contains these proteins:
- the GCC1 gene encoding GRIP and coiled-coil domain-containing protein 1, with the protein MEKFGMNFGGGPSKKDLLETIETQKKQLLQYQARLKDVVRAYKSLLKEKEALEASIKVLSVSHEADVGLAGVQPQGLTFPDSVDDLCSTHSEDSTGTATSLDTAASLTSTKGEFGVEDDRLARGPPPLKSEEASGSESGVSSSSGDGPSGSGEVDKRLHQLKTQLATLTSSLATVTQEKSRMEASYLADKKKMKQDLDNASKKAEEERGRLEGELKGLQEQIAETKARLITQQHDRAQEQSDHALMLRELQKLLQEERTQRQDLELRLEETREALAGRAYAAGQMEGFELQTKQLTREVEELKGELQALRDEKNRPDPRVQELQEEAACLKSHFQAQLQQEMRKTAVAEDQLRQQSQLEEQRVAALENQISEVSELLGTYEKAKQKDQLAIQKLKERILQLDLENKTLALAASSRSPLDSHGEESSLDVNVLKDKMEKLKRLLQVAARKSQVTLDVEKLCNLEIMPSSEAADGEKASALYYQQELKQLKEEFERYKMRAQVVLKSKNVKDGNLGKELEEAREQLAELKEKYISLRLSCEELDCQHQQEAEGWKQELARLQHIHRQELERSQLDFRDRTLKLEEELHKQRDRALAVLAEKDLELEQLRSVALSSGLPGRRSPVGSVGPGDPADTSAPDSLTQALQLAVANEPTFFLYAEQLARKEVEITSLRKQKHRLEGEVHQLQDRLLEEGERHREEVGALQSHIAKNIRDQSREGANLEYLKNIIYRFLTLPDTVGRQQTLTAILTILHFSPEEKQVIMRLPAGGSWWPSGKR; encoded by the exons ATGGAGAAGTTTGGGATGAATTTCGGGGGCGGCCCAAGCAAGAAGGACCTGCTGGAGACCATTGAGACCCAGAAGAAGCAGCTCCTCCAGTACCAGGCACGTCTCAAGGATGTAGTCCGCGCCTATAAAAGTCTGCTGAAAGAGAAAGAGGCGCTGGAGGCCAGCATTAAGGTGCTGTCGGTATCCCACGAGGCGGATGTGGGCCTTGCAGGTGTCCAGCCTCAAGGCCTCACCTTTCCTGACTCTGTGGATGACCTATGCTCCACTCACAGCGAGGATAGCACTGGGACCGCCACCAGCTTAGATACTGCGGCCAGTCTCACCAGCACCAAGGGTGAGTTTGGGGTAGAAGATGACAGACTGGCCCGTGGACCACCACCTCTAAAGTCCGAAGAGGCCAGTGGATCGGAGAGCGGCGTTAGCAGTAGTAGTGGGGATGGACCgtctgggagtggggaggtggacAAACGACTGCACCAGCTGAAGACTCAGTTGGCGACTTTGACCAGCTCTTTGGCAACAGTCACCCAGGAGAAGTCCCGTATGGAAGCTTCTTACCTGGCTGACAAAAAGAAGATGAAACAGGACTTAGATAATGCCAGTAAaaaagcagaggaggagaggggccgGCTGGAGGGAGAATTGAAGGGGCTGCAGGAGCAGATAGCAGAAACCAAAGCCCGACTTATCACACAGCAGCACGATCGGGCCCAAGAGCAGAGTGACCATGCCTTGATGCTGCGTGAGCTCCAGAAGCTGCTGCAGGAGGAGAGGACCCAGCGCCAGGACTTGGAGCTTCGATTGGAAGAGACCCGAGAAGCTCTGGCTGGGCGGGCCTATGCAGCCGGTCAGATGGAAGGGTTTGAACTGCAAACCAAGCAGCTGACCCGTGAGGTAGAGGAGCTGAAAGGTGAGCTGCAGGCTCTTCGAGATGAGAAGAATCGGCCTGACCCCCGGGTGCAGGAGCTTCAGGAAGAGGCCGCCTGCCTTAAAAGCCATTTCCAGGCTCAGCTGCAGCAGGAAATGAGGAAG ACAGCCGTCGCCGAAGATCAGCTACGACAGCAATCGCAGTTGGAAGAGCAGAGGGTGGCGGCCCTGGAGAATCAAATATCTGAGGTGTCGGAACTGCTGGGCACCTATGAGAAAGCCAAGCAGAAGGACCAGCTGGCCATCCAGAAGCTGAAGGAGCGCATTCTTCAGCTCGACCTGGAGAACAAGACACTGGCACTAGCGGCCTCTAGCCGGTCCCCTCTGGACAGCCATGGAGAGGAGTCCAGTCTGGATGTCAATGTCCTGAAGGACAAGATGGAGAAGCTGAAGAGGCTGCTTCAGGTTGCGGCCAGGAAGAGCCAGGTGACCTTGGACGTGGAGAAGCTCTGCAACCTGGAGATAATGCCCAGCTCAGAGGCTGCCGACGGGGAGAAGGCCAGTGCGCTCTACTACCAGCAGGAGCTGAAACAGCTGAAGGAGGAGTTTGAGAGGTACAAGATGCGGGCCCAGGTCGTCCTCAAGAGTAAGAACGTCAAAGATGGGAACCTGGgcaaggagctggaggaagcccGGGAGCAGCTGGCGGAGCTGAAGGAGAAGTACATCTCGCTGCGGCTGTCCTGTGAGGAGCTCGACTGCCAGCACCAGCAGGAGGCTGAGGGCTGGAAGCAGGAGCTGGCCCGGCTGCAGCACATCCACCGGCAGGAACTGGAGCGGAGCCAGCTGGACTTCAGGGACCGCACGCTGAAACTGGAGGAGGAGCTGCACAAGCAGCGGGACCGGGCCCTGGCCGTGCTGGCCGAGAAGGACCTGGAGCTGGAGCAGCTGCGTTCTGTGGCCTTGTCCTCTGGGCTGCCGGGACGCAGAAGCCCTGTGGGCAGTGTGGGCCCCGGGGATCCGGCGGACACATCTGCTCCGGACAGCCTGACCCAAGCCCTGCAGCTAGCTGTGGCCAACGAGCCCACTTTCTTCCTTTACGCCGAGCAGTTGGCCCGTAAGGAGGTGGAGATCACATCACTGAGGAAGCAGAAGCACAGGCTGGAGGGGGAGGTGCATCAGCTGCAGGATCGgctgctggaggagggggagcGGCATCGGGAGGAGGTGGGAGCCCTGCAGAGCCACATTGCAAAGAACATCAGGGACCAGAGTCGGGAGGGAGCCAACCTGGAGTACCTCAAGAACATCATCTACCGCTTCCTGACCTTGCCGGACACCGTGGGCCGCCAGCAGACGCTCACCGCCATCCTCACCATCTTGCACTTCAGTCCGGAGGAGAAACAAGTGATCATGCGGCTCCCAGCCGGTGGTAGTTGGTGGCCTTCTGGCAAGAGATGA